The Candidatus Curtissbacteria bacterium genome segment GACCCTTACCCTAAGAACTTTCTTTATCCAAATATTCACTTTTTTTGCAACCTTTATTCTAACGGTACTCTTAGACCCAGCAACCTTTGGCGTCTACATTATTGTTTCAGCACTCATTAGCGTTTTTATTTACTTTTCAGACGTTGGCCTAGCAGCAGCACTCGTCCAGAAAAAAGAAGACGTAACAGAAAAAGATCTCTCTTCGACCTTCACTATCCAGCAGACGATAGTAATAGCACTGGTTATTATCGGATTTTTATTTTCAAGCCCCATCGCCAATTTTTACAATTTAAGCAGTGACAGCCTATTACTCTTACGCGTTCTGATATTCTCCTTACTGCTGTCCTCACTTAAAACCATACCGTCAATATTGCTCGAAAGAAAACTGCTTTTTACAAGACTCGTAATCCCTCAAGTTTTAGAAAATATAATCTTTTATACGATCGCGGTCGTTCTGGCTTTTTACAACTTTGGTATCGCAAGCTTTACATATGCGGTTCTCGCAAGAGGTGTGGTTGGCCTAGTTCTTATTTATATCCTTTCACCATGGAAGCCCTCAATTAGCCTTGAAAAGGAAACCCTCAAGAAACTTATCTACTTTGGTGTTCCATTTCAGCTGAATAGCATCCTGGCTTTAATTAAAGATGACTTGTTAATAGTAGTACTTGGAAAAATCTTACCATTCTCGCAAATAGGTCTTCTTGGGTGGGCCCAAAAATGGTCACTTATCCCACTACGATTTTTTATGGACAGCACTATCAAAGTTACGTTTCCTGTCTACTCAAGACTTCAAGAAGACAAGGATCACCTAAGAAAGGCAATCGAAAAATCACTGCAGTTTGTGACATTCTCGACCTTCCCGGCTGTTACGGGTATTGTTATCATTGCGCCTCTTGTCGTCGACTTAATCCCGAGGTATGAAAAGTGGGAACCTGCCTTGCCATTGCTTTATATTTACAGCATAAACGCTGCTTTTGCCGCAGTGAACACAACCTTAACCAATATTTTATTTGCGTTAGGAAAGCCCAAAATAGTCCTGAACATGATGTTGTTTTGGACATTTTTTTTGTGGGTCCTAACCTTTATTTTTGTTAAAAATTACGGCTACATTGGTGTTGCAATAGCGTCGGCAATAGTGGCTGCGTCAACAAGTATAGTGATCTTTTTTGTTAAAAGAGAAGTTGACGTGTCCATTCTCAAAAACGTTAGAGTTCCAATCGCATCAACAGCCGCTATGCTCATCGTTTCCAAGGTCGCGTATTTAATAATCCCGCAAAATGCACTCGGATTAATATTATTAGTAATTGTTGGAGCAATAACGTATCTTGCCACTGCTTACCTTTTTTCCGGTAAGGAAATTAAAAATAACTTAGCTCTTGTTTTGAATTCAATCAGAAGCAGATAGAAGTGTAGGGTAGGTTATATAACTTTTAAAACTATTGATTTGTCGTTAAAGTATACTTTTTGCAAAAAATCCAGGTTTTGAAACCTCGACTCGTAAACGTTCTTTTCTACATATAAATAAGAAATACTGTTCCCCTTCAAGTTGTTCTTAATTTCTAGCGGATCACTGGAACTAAAAACAACCCGCACAATCCCTTCCCTGCTCTTAGTATCTTGACCGTGATCTCTTAAAACCCCAGCGCCAGACAAAAACAGAGGTCTGTCCGAGAGGAAGCTAACATACATGAAAGGTTCATCTTCTGCCATCCAAGATTCGACCAGCACCACGGAATCTCTCGGAGTCTCATTCTTCAGGTACGAAAAAGCATTTAATTCATCGCTGGTAACCAGATAACCTTTTTTGCTTTGAACGTATAAGAAATTATTCATCCCTTCGTACAAGGACCGCGAAACAGTGAGGGTCAAAACTAGAGCGATTAATATAACCTTAAAGACAGCCGGAAGTCTTCGGGTCCAGTAATACAAAGAAAGAGAGGCGTATATCGCCCCAATAATAAATACCGAGATTAAAAATTGCACGGTGTTTGCTCCGCCCGTTTTTTGATAAAAAAATGATCCGGCAATTAAGCTCGTTATCATTCCTGAAAGAAGAAATATGTTGAGTTCTCTTGGAAACAATTTGAAAGAACTCCTAGTTTGTAGAAGTCCAAAATTCACCGTGCCGAATAAAAAAATGAAGAAGAGAACCACGAAAAATGCCTCCAAGAGATAAACTTCAAATATCCGATTTTCTTGCAATCTTTCCAATCTCAAATAATCGAGTTTAGAAATGGCAAGATCCTTGTGCTGCACAAAATTTTCAAATCTCCACATACCATTAAAAAATAATCCGCCAGCACTTCTGTTAACAGGTATAAAGTAAGCCATAGATATCAAAAGACAAATAATTGGAACTAAAGTTAGGCGTAGGTTTTGCCTAAGGAGAAAATAGACACCGATCCCAAAAAAACCTGCAAGGGCAAAAAGTCCACTATATACTTTAAACCCTATTAAACTTCCCATCACAACCGCCGCTAGAATCCCGGCATACATCTCCTTCTTTCTAAAAAAACGTACAAGTAAACTAAGCCCAGCCAAAAATATAACGATAGAAAAAGCTCGAGGAGGGCCAGCGAGTAGTTTAGAAGCGTCGTCAATTATGGTGACGTCAAAATTGAAACCTTTACCCCGCAAAAAAAGTAGAACGTACAATATATCTCCACTAGCATATAGAAAAATCGCAAGCCACCTTGAGAAAGATTTTCCAAGCCCTAACAACTCGCCTAAAACAAACGCGCTACCGCCCAAAAGGAGGGCAAGAATTAAGCTTAAAAATTGAAATTGAACCTTGATAAAATCTAAATTAAAGACTCTCGATAACTCAGCAGCAGCCAGGTTGGAGAAGTAATGATAATTGCGAACGTGAACTCCGACCATTCCTGGTTCAAATGGTGGAACGTTTTTGATTAGTTCATTTGTCAGGGAAAGATGAAAAATGGCATCCGGAACGCCACGACAGCAAAGATATAAACCCTGTTCATTTCGCACACCAATAAACCAAACTGCAGACAAATTAAGTACTATGCCAACAATCACGATAATTAAGCTCAGAATATCAACCTTGAAGTTGGGAAGCCTAAACTGAAGTTTTAAAAAATGCTTACGTTGCAAAAATGTCCAGACTAAAAAAGAAGCGAATAGATAAAGGTAGGTCAATTGCCTGGCATCTAAAATGCCAAAGATGTAACCTTGAAAAACCCACAGAACAATCCCGACGGAAAAGCTTAGTACTAAAGATTCCAAAAACGAAAGCTTAAGAGGACGCAAGACGAGGTTCCCCGGCACGTAGAATGCGGCAAACACTGCAAACAAAAACACGACAAAGTCAGCCATAATAACTTAATCTAAGTCTAGAAGAGGCTGCTACGTAGTGTCAATATTGGCAAAGAGGAGCGAGTAAGGTCTACTCTATTGTCACTTTTTGTATCTTATCGCCAACCTGTATTTTATCGACAACATCCATTCCACTCGTTACCATGCCAAATATCGAATAAAGCTTAGGAAGGGGAGTGTCACCCAGCATAATAAAAAATTGACTACCGTTCGTGTCTGGTCCTGCGTTGGCCATAGCAACTATTCCGCGTTTGTAGTCTCTCGTTACCGGGTCGTTTTTAAATTTATAACCCGGTCCTCCAGTGCCGTCGCCACTAGGATCACCGCCCTGAATAACAAAACCTTCCTCTCTTCTGTGAAAAGTTAAGCCGTCGTAAAAATTACGACTGGCGAGGGATATGAAATTAGAAGAAGCAAATGGAGCGTCTTCGTAAAGTTCGAAGGCGATATCTCCCTTGTCTGTTGAAAGCTTCGCCATCTTGCCTTTTATTTCCTCTGGTTTTAAAACTGTAAACGGTTGGTTTGTTTGTTCCATTTTTACCTCACCTGATGCCTCTTTTGTTTCAGGTCTGCTTGTAATATCGTCATTGTCCGAGCTTCTGCCGAATACTAAAAATCCAATAAGCAGAACTACGACTAATGCCCCAAGTGCAACAGCTAAATTCCTCATAACAGACTCAAGATAGTCTAAAAGAGAGTAAACATTATGTCAATGTATCAGAGAGATGAATAAGACAGAGTAAAAAGATTATACTAACTTTATGCAAAAACGGGTATGAAGGTATCGATAGTTGTTCTAAACTATAACGGACTTGCAAATACTCTCGAGTGTATAGAGTCCCTTAAAAAGCAAGATTTTACTGGGAACGACGTTGAAATAATAGTCGTAGATAATGGGTCAGAAGACGGTTCAAAAGAAGAACTGCCGAAACTCAAGGGAATTAAACTTTTATTTAATGAAAAAAATCTTGGCTACACTGGGGGAAACAACAAAGGAATAAGAGATGCACTTAAAGGAGGATCAGAAGCGATACTAGTTTTGAACAACGATACGGTTGTAGATCCTCTGCTTATCAAAACCTTAATAAAGGCAACCGTCTTTGGTGATGTCATCACCCCTAAAATATATTTTGAAAAAGGTTTCGAATTTCACAAAAATAAATATAAGAAGGATGATCTTGGTCATGTAATATGGCATGCGGGAGCCCACATTGACTGGGAAAATATTCTCGGCGTCCACGATGACGTAGATGAGGTAGACCATGGACAATTTACAAAAAAGAAAGAGATAGATTTTGCAACAGGGGCCGCGATGTTTGTCAAAAGGGAAGTGTTTGAAAAGGTTGGACTTTTTGATAATAAATACTTCCTTTATTTAGAAGATATGGATTTTAGCGTACGCGCTAAGAAAAATGGTTTTAAAATTATCTTCGAACCAAGAGCCATCTTGTGGCACAAAAATGCCGGATCGACTGGCGGTTCAGGTTCAAAGCTCCAAGATTATTACATAACAAGAAACAGGTTGTTATTTTCAACAAAATACGCAAAACTTAGAACTAAGATTGCAGTCCTAAGGCAAATTGTAAGTCAATCAAAAGACCCGATAAAAAGGAAAGCGTTAATGGATTTTTTAACTTTCAAATTTGGAAAGGCGTCTGTTAAATTTTGATGAAAATATCGGCACTCATTCTCGCAAAAAACGAAGAAGAAATGATCGAGGATGCTCTTTCGCAGCTTAATTTCGTCGACGAGATTATAGTCTTAAGTCAAAACTCGTATGATAACACAAAAAAAATCGCCCTAAGGTACACTGACAAAGTTTTCGAAACTAAAGTTGAAGACTTTTCGAAAAATAGGAATTTTTTAGCAGAAAAAGCTAGCGGGGACTGGTTGTTGTATGTAGATGCAGATGAAAGGTTCGATGCAAAAAATAAAGAAGAGATAAAAAAGGCACTTGCCCAAAACGAAAGTTTCAAAGCATATTATTTTCCAAGAAAAAATATGGTCTTGGGCACGTGGGTCAAGCACGCTAATTGGTGGCCTGATTATGTGCCAAGATTGATAAAAAAAGAAAACCTAGTTACTTGGAGGGGAAGAGTTCATGAAAGCCCAGAAATAGAAGGAGACTTTGGATACCTTAAAAACCCTATAACTCATCTTACCGCAAGAAATATGACCCTAATGCTTGAAAAAAGCATCAGATGGGCAAAAATAGAAGCACAGCTTTATAATAAGGCAAGCAACCCAAGGGTTACACAAGCAAGAATAATACGCTTCTGCCTATTTAAGTTTTTACATAGATATTTTTATAAGCTTGAGATACTTGATGGAAGAGTTGGACTAATTTCAGCCATTTATCAAGCGCTACACGATGCTATGACGTTGACATATCTGTGGGAAATTCAAAACGATACCCAACATAAGTTCGAAAAAGCAGTAAAGTCCATTTAAAATGAACAAAAACTTTTTACCTTACGATGTTTATGAAAGGCACCGAAAAATTGGGTCTCTCATCAAAAAAGATGATAGCGTACTTGATGTCGGCGGAGAACTCGATCATCTATCTCAATTTTGTAATCCTAAAAAATTAGTTGTCGCGAACTTAACACCAGCGGATGTTGTAATTAAAAAAGGAAAACTTCCATTTAAAAACAATTCGTTTACCACGGTGACCGCAATAGATGTTCTTGAGCACATCGCCAAAGAAGAAAGAGAAGGCTTTATGGAAGAGTTAACAAGAGTCGCGAAAAACAGAGTCATAATTTCCTTTCCAGTAGGAACAAGTTGTCACAAAGAGTATGAGTCTAAAGTTCAAAAATGGCTGACTGATAGGGGGCACGACGTGACCTATCTCAAGGAACATATCAAATACGGTCTTCCCGAAAAAGAGGAAGTGGAAAAGCTTGCGAAAGATTTCGATCACAATCTTAATTTTTCCGGGAACATAACAGTTAACGAATTCCTTTTTAAGCTTTTTATGTTTGATCCTCATATCAGGTTTATAAGAAGAGCAGTTTATTATCTGAAATTACTTTTTAACCTAGTGACGAACAATATTTTTTATCTGATTCTTTCAGACAGCGATTATTCCAACAACGTAATCAGAGCATATTTAATAATCAAAAAATGAAATTTGGATTTTTCAGCCCATATTTAAATACCTTTGGAGGAGGCGAAAGATATATGCTAACGCTCGCGTCACACCTTTCAAATGGTCATCAAGTGGATATCTTTTGGAACGAGCCCGAACTAAAAGCTCCTATTGCACGTTTTCTAAAAATAGACTTGTCAAAAACAAAATTCGTAGATAACATTTTTAAACATAAATTCTTAAAAAAATCTTTCGAGTCCATGGGGTACAACATGATCTTTGTTTTGTCCGATGGAAGCGTTCCCTCAACATTTGCTGCCAAGAACATATTACACTTTCAAGTCCCTTTTAAATTTCCCCCTGCTAATGTGAAGACTAGGCTTAAGCTAAGAAAATATAAATATGTAGTTTGCAACTCCAAATTTACGAAAAGTTACATCGATAAAAGTTTCAGCATAAAATCAAGAGTGATATATCCTCCTGTCGATATTGATTCAATTAAACCAGGAAACAAAGAAAAACTGATTATCTCAGTCGGAAGATTTAGCCCTCATCAGCTTCACCCCAAGAAACAAGAAGTTCTAATAGAAGTATTCAAAGAAGTATATAAAAAATTTCCTCAGTGGCGATTAGTCCTGGCAGGGCAAGCGAAAAAAGGTGACGAAAAATATCTCAGGAATCTGAAAAAATCTGTCCGAGGGTTCGGTATAAAAATAGAGGACAACATGAAGGTGGAAGA includes the following:
- a CDS encoding oligosaccharide flippase family protein, whose amino-acid sequence is MATEEILDLQLIKKRSVHGIATLTLRTFFIQIFTFFATFILTVLLDPATFGVYIIVSALISVFIYFSDVGLAAALVQKKEDVTEKDLSSTFTIQQTIVIALVIIGFLFSSPIANFYNLSSDSLLLLRVLIFSLLLSSLKTIPSILLERKLLFTRLVIPQVLENIIFYTIAVVLAFYNFGIASFTYAVLARGVVGLVLIYILSPWKPSISLEKETLKKLIYFGVPFQLNSILALIKDDLLIVVLGKILPFSQIGLLGWAQKWSLIPLRFFMDSTIKVTFPVYSRLQEDKDHLRKAIEKSLQFVTFSTFPAVTGIVIIAPLVVDLIPRYEKWEPALPLLYIYSINAAFAAVNTTLTNILFALGKPKIVLNMMLFWTFFLWVLTFIFVKNYGYIGVAIASAIVAASTSIVIFFVKREVDVSILKNVRVPIASTAAMLIVSKVAYLIIPQNALGLILLVIVGAITYLATAYLFSGKEIKNNLALVLNSIRSR
- a CDS encoding peptidylprolyl isomerase, producing MRNLAVALGALVVVLLIGFLVFGRSSDNDDITSRPETKEASGEVKMEQTNQPFTVLKPEEIKGKMAKLSTDKGDIAFELYEDAPFASSNFISLASRNFYDGLTFHRREEGFVIQGGDPSGDGTGGPGYKFKNDPVTRDYKRGIVAMANAGPDTNGSQFFIMLGDTPLPKLYSIFGMVTSGMDVVDKIQVGDKIQKVTIE
- a CDS encoding glycosyltransferase family 2 protein; this encodes MKVSIVVLNYNGLANTLECIESLKKQDFTGNDVEIIVVDNGSEDGSKEELPKLKGIKLLFNEKNLGYTGGNNKGIRDALKGGSEAILVLNNDTVVDPLLIKTLIKATVFGDVITPKIYFEKGFEFHKNKYKKDDLGHVIWHAGAHIDWENILGVHDDVDEVDHGQFTKKKEIDFATGAAMFVKREVFEKVGLFDNKYFLYLEDMDFSVRAKKNGFKIIFEPRAILWHKNAGSTGGSGSKLQDYYITRNRLLFSTKYAKLRTKIAVLRQIVSQSKDPIKRKALMDFLTFKFGKASVKF
- a CDS encoding glycosyltransferase family 2 protein, encoding MKISALILAKNEEEMIEDALSQLNFVDEIIVLSQNSYDNTKKIALRYTDKVFETKVEDFSKNRNFLAEKASGDWLLYVDADERFDAKNKEEIKKALAQNESFKAYYFPRKNMVLGTWVKHANWWPDYVPRLIKKENLVTWRGRVHESPEIEGDFGYLKNPITHLTARNMTLMLEKSIRWAKIEAQLYNKASNPRVTQARIIRFCLFKFLHRYFYKLEILDGRVGLISAIYQALHDAMTLTYLWEIQNDTQHKFEKAVKSI
- a CDS encoding class I SAM-dependent methyltransferase, giving the protein MNKNFLPYDVYERHRKIGSLIKKDDSVLDVGGELDHLSQFCNPKKLVVANLTPADVVIKKGKLPFKNNSFTTVTAIDVLEHIAKEEREGFMEELTRVAKNRVIISFPVGTSCHKEYESKVQKWLTDRGHDVTYLKEHIKYGLPEKEEVEKLAKDFDHNLNFSGNITVNEFLFKLFMFDPHIRFIRRAVYYLKLLFNLVTNNIFYLILSDSDYSNNVIRAYLIIKK
- a CDS encoding glycosyltransferase family 4 protein, with product MKFGFFSPYLNTFGGGERYMLTLASHLSNGHQVDIFWNEPELKAPIARFLKIDLSKTKFVDNIFKHKFLKKSFESMGYNMIFVLSDGSVPSTFAAKNILHFQVPFKFPPANVKTRLKLRKYKYVVCNSKFTKSYIDKSFSIKSRVIYPPVDIDSIKPGNKEKLIISVGRFSPHQLHPKKQEVLIEVFKEVYKKFPQWRLVLAGQAKKGDEKYLRNLKKSVRGFGIKIEDNMKVEDLRNLYGKASIYWHATGFGEDEVKNPERMEHFGISTVEAQAGGAVPVVIGKGGQKEIVEDRKTGRLWTTKSELYDATIDLIKGDEEREKLSKAAIKNSKRFSHQVFFNEYEKIIF